The sequence GAACCGCGGCGGCGCTACTTCGATACGTGGCCTATACCGACGACGAGACGGCGAGGCGGTACGCCGAGGCGACACTGTCGCTGTTGGAGACGGACAGGATCGACGACGGCGTCGTGGCCCACTGCGATGCGGACTGCGAGGATGGGCTGTTGACGGCCCAGGCACCGACACTGCGTGCGTTCGCGACCGCCGGACAGGTGCTCGACCCCGAATACGTCGAGACGGCGACGGAGATAGCCGACGCCACCGTCGACCGACTCCAGACCGAGAGCGGCGCGTTCAGGGACGGCCCCGACGCGGGGCCAGGCCTCCTGGACGAACCGCTGTATGCCATCGACGACAACGCGCGAATGGCGAACGCGCTCGTCGACCTTCACCACCTGACCGGCGAGGACCGCTATCACGAGGCGGCTATCGACGCCTGCGAGGCGTTTGCCGGGGCGGCCGAAGGGATGGGACCGCAGGTCGCCAGGTACGGAACGGCGGTCTCACGTCTCCGTCGCCGACCGTTGGTCATCGCCGTCGGGACCGAACCAGGATCCGACCTCCACCGGGCGGCCCTCCGCATGGCGGACCACGAGAAGGTCGTCGTGCCCGACTCCACCGACGTCGAGACGGGACATGCTGCCCTGTTGACCGCCGACGGGAGCCGCGGCGACGCGACGGATCCGGCGTCGCTGGCCGGTCTCGTCGACGAATACGACCGCTCGGCATAAACTCTCGAAGCGTTTTTAGTGGTTCTGGGACAAGAACCGTTCGATGGCCGACCTCAAAGATCTGGGACTCTCCGAGTACGAGGCGAACGCGTACCGGGCACTGCTGGAGACCGGTCCGGCAACCGCGAAGGAGTTGTCCGAAGCGAGCGGCGTCCCCATGGGACGCATCTACGACGTCCTCGGGAGCATCGAATCACAGCATCTCGTTCGAAGCCAGGCAGCGAGTCGGCCGAAAAAGTACGTCGCCGTGGAACCAGACACCGCCCTCGACAGACTCCTCGAGGACCGCAAACGGGAACTCGAGGAGAAGGCCGACCAGTACGAGGCCATCGTGGGCGAACTCACGACCGACCTCGAGAATCCGGCCGATCCGGAAGACGGCTTCTGGACGGGCGCTATCGGCCCGGAGAACTCCCTCGAGTTGCTGCTGGAGCGGATCGACGCGGCCGAAAACGAACTGCGGATCATTACCGGCACCCCATCGTCGAGTTTCGAGGTCGGCGAGGTCGGTGGGCAGGTAATCGACCATCTGGAAGCGGCCCTCGAGAGCGGCGTCGGGGTGTCGATGCTCATCGACCTCCAGTTGAACCGGCAACTGCCCGCCGACATCACCGAGCGGTACGCGAGCGCCATCGTCGGCTACGAGAACTTCGAGGTCCGGGTGGCATCGACCATCGACGGCAACATCACCATCGTCGACGACCGTGAGGTCTGTCTCGAGGTGCTGAACCCGGTGGACCCGGACGAGTCGTTCGCCCTCATCAACCTCAAGGACGCGGGATTCACGGCCGAGGTCACGGACGAATTCGAACCCATCTGGCGGGACGCCGAGCGACTCTAGGGACGGTTCAGTTCGTCCCGTAACTCCGCCATCGTCGCGATGCGCTCGGCGTGGGCGTTGTGCTGGTGGATCGATTCGTCGTTCGACTGACGCATCGTGACGACGGCGTCGTCGGGAAGGTGGTCACATTCCTCGACGACCTGTTCGGCCATCGCCCTGACGCAGTCCTCCACGAATCGGGCGTTCGCGTGGGCTCGATAGGTCATCGCGTCCTCGTCCGGCCGC is a genomic window of Halanaeroarchaeum sp. HSR-CO containing:
- a CDS encoding TrmB family transcriptional regulator; translated protein: MADLKDLGLSEYEANAYRALLETGPATAKELSEASGVPMGRIYDVLGSIESQHLVRSQAASRPKKYVAVEPDTALDRLLEDRKRELEEKADQYEAIVGELTTDLENPADPEDGFWTGAIGPENSLELLLERIDAAENELRIITGTPSSSFEVGEVGGQVIDHLEAALESGVGVSMLIDLQLNRQLPADITERYASAIVGYENFEVRVASTIDGNITIVDDREVCLEVLNPVDPDESFALINLKDAGFTAEVTDEFEPIWRDAERL